A genome region from Manihot esculenta cultivar AM560-2 chromosome 5, M.esculenta_v8, whole genome shotgun sequence includes the following:
- the LOC110615823 gene encoding CDPK-related kinase 4 isoform X1 yields MGHCCSKDVSAAVNNDGITPGNHFKPPASPLPAGRSSETPLSTDINSFAASPFQSPLPAGVPPSPSPAGTPGRKFRWPLPPPSPAKPIMAIMRRRGQTKPPKEMPIPEDAEGGEGERQLDKSFGYAKNFPVKFELGKEVGRGHFGHTCWAKGKKGELKGQSVAVKIISKAKMTTAISIEDVRREVKIMKALSGHEHMIKFHDAFEDANNVYIVMEKRKRCSDLVIGRLCEGGELLDRILSRGGRYTEEDAKSIIVQILSVVAFCHLQGVVHRDLKPENFLFTTRNEDAPMKIIDFGLSDFIWPDQRLNDIVGSAYYVAPEVLHRSYSVEADMWSIGVITYILLCGSRPFWARTESGIFRSVLRADPNFDDSPWPEVSPEAKDFVKRLLNKDHRKRMTAAQALTHPWLRDENRRVPLDIFIYKLIKSYVRATPFKRAALKALSKAIPESDLFYIKAQFNLLEPKDGFLSLNNFKTALMRHATDAMKESRVLDIFNMMEPLSYRKMGFEEFCAAAISTYQLEVREDWEDVARTAFDHFEEEGNRVISVQELALEMNLGPTAHSIVNDWIRSSDGKLSFLGYTKFLHGVTIRSSNTRPR; encoded by the exons ATGGGCCATTGCTGTAGCAAAGACGTATCGGCGGCAGTCAACAATGATGGAATCACACCCGGGAACCATTTTAAACCACCTGCATCACCACTTCCTGCTGGACGTTCGTCGGAGACACCTTTATCCACTGATATTAACTCCTTTGCGGCCAGTCCGTTTCAGAGCCCTCTTCCGGCTGGAGTGCCGCCGTCTCCTTCTCCGGCAGGTACTCCAGGGAGAAAGTTCAGGTGGCCATTACCCCCTCCTTCTCCAGCTAAGCCGATCATGGCAATTATGCGGCGTCGGGGGCAGACTAAGCCGCCCAAGGAGATGCCAATACCAGAGGACGCAGAGGGAGGGGAGGGCGAGAGGCAGCTGGATAAGAGTTTCGGCTACGCTAAGAATTTTCCAGTGAAGTTCGAGTTGGGTAAGGAGGTTGGGCGAGGGCATTTTGGTCATACTTGCTGGGCGAAAGGAAAGAAGGGGGAACTCAAAGGACAGTCCGTCGCCGTCAAGATCATTTCCAAAGCTAAG ATGACTACAGCAATATCCATCGAAGATGTTCGTCGGGAGGTAAAAATAATGAAAGCTCTATCTGGGCATGAGCATATGATCAAATTTCATGATGCTTTTGAGGATGCCAATAATGTCTACATAGTCATGGA AAAACGTAAAAGATGTTCTGATCTTGTTATTGGCAGATTATGTGAAGGTGGCGAACTACTGGACAGAATTTTATCAAG AGGCGGAAGGTACACTGAGGAAGATGCCAAATCTATTATCGTGCAAATTTTAAGTGTAGTTGCTTTTTGTCATCTTCAAGGTGTTGTGCATCGGGATCTTAAGCCTGAG AATTTTCTATTTACCACAAGAAATGAAGATGCTCCAATGAAGATTATTGATTTTGGTTTATCGGATTTTATTTGGCCAG ATCAACGTCTCAATGATATTGTTGGTAGTGCATATTATGTTGCACCTGAAGTTCTCCATAGATCTTATAGTGTTGAAGCTGATATGTGGAGTATTGGCgtcataacatatatattgTTATGTGGAAGTAGACCTTTCTGGGCTCGTACTGAATCGGGGATTTTTCGTTCTGTGTTAAGAGCTGATCCTAATTTTGATGACTCACCTTGGCCTGAGGTATCACCTGAAGCCAAGGATTTTGTGAAAAGGCTTCTGAACAAGGACCACAGAAAGAGAATGACTGCTGCCCAAGCACTGA CTCATCCATGGTTACGAGATGAAAACCGACGTGTGCCtttggatatttttatttaCAAGTTGATTAAGTCATATGTCCGTGCCACACCATTCAAGCGTGCAGCGCTTAAG GCTCTTTCAAAAGCTATTCCAGaatctgatcttttctataTCAAGGCTCAATTTAATCTCTTGGAACCAAAAGATGGATTTCTTTcccttaataattttaaaacg GCATTAATGAGACATGCCACTGATGCCATGAAGGAGTCGAGGGTTCTTGACATTTTTAATATG ATGGAACCACTCTCCTATAGAAAAATGGGGTTTGAGGAATTCTGTGCAGCCGCAATAAGTACGTATCAACTTGAGGTCCGTGAAGATTGGGAAGACGTCGCACGGACAGCCTTCGATCACTTCGAAGAAGAAGGAAACAGGGTCATTTCAGTACAGGAATTGGCTCTG GAAATGAATTTGGGTCCCACAGCCCATTCTATAGTCAATGATTGGATTAGAAGTTCTGATGGAAAACTGAGCTTCCTTGGGTATACCAAATTTTTACATGGAGTGACGATTCGTAGTTCGAATACAAGACCTCGATAG
- the LOC110615823 gene encoding CDPK-related kinase 4 isoform X2 codes for MGHCCSKDVSAAVNNDGITPGNHFKPPASPLPAGRSSETPLSTDINSFAASPFQSPLPAGVPPSPSPAGTPGRKFRWPLPPPSPAKPIMAIMRRRGQTKPPKEMPIPEDAEGGEGERQLDKSFGYAKNFPVKFELGKEVGRGHFGHTCWAKGKKGELKGQSVAVKIISKAKMTTAISIEDVRREVKIMKALSGHEHMIKFHDAFEDANNVYIVMELCEGGELLDRILSRGGRYTEEDAKSIIVQILSVVAFCHLQGVVHRDLKPENFLFTTRNEDAPMKIIDFGLSDFIWPDQRLNDIVGSAYYVAPEVLHRSYSVEADMWSIGVITYILLCGSRPFWARTESGIFRSVLRADPNFDDSPWPEVSPEAKDFVKRLLNKDHRKRMTAAQALTHPWLRDENRRVPLDIFIYKLIKSYVRATPFKRAALKALSKAIPESDLFYIKAQFNLLEPKDGFLSLNNFKTALMRHATDAMKESRVLDIFNMMEPLSYRKMGFEEFCAAAISTYQLEVREDWEDVARTAFDHFEEEGNRVISVQELALEMNLGPTAHSIVNDWIRSSDGKLSFLGYTKFLHGVTIRSSNTRPR; via the exons ATGGGCCATTGCTGTAGCAAAGACGTATCGGCGGCAGTCAACAATGATGGAATCACACCCGGGAACCATTTTAAACCACCTGCATCACCACTTCCTGCTGGACGTTCGTCGGAGACACCTTTATCCACTGATATTAACTCCTTTGCGGCCAGTCCGTTTCAGAGCCCTCTTCCGGCTGGAGTGCCGCCGTCTCCTTCTCCGGCAGGTACTCCAGGGAGAAAGTTCAGGTGGCCATTACCCCCTCCTTCTCCAGCTAAGCCGATCATGGCAATTATGCGGCGTCGGGGGCAGACTAAGCCGCCCAAGGAGATGCCAATACCAGAGGACGCAGAGGGAGGGGAGGGCGAGAGGCAGCTGGATAAGAGTTTCGGCTACGCTAAGAATTTTCCAGTGAAGTTCGAGTTGGGTAAGGAGGTTGGGCGAGGGCATTTTGGTCATACTTGCTGGGCGAAAGGAAAGAAGGGGGAACTCAAAGGACAGTCCGTCGCCGTCAAGATCATTTCCAAAGCTAAG ATGACTACAGCAATATCCATCGAAGATGTTCGTCGGGAGGTAAAAATAATGAAAGCTCTATCTGGGCATGAGCATATGATCAAATTTCATGATGCTTTTGAGGATGCCAATAATGTCTACATAGTCATGGA ATTATGTGAAGGTGGCGAACTACTGGACAGAATTTTATCAAG AGGCGGAAGGTACACTGAGGAAGATGCCAAATCTATTATCGTGCAAATTTTAAGTGTAGTTGCTTTTTGTCATCTTCAAGGTGTTGTGCATCGGGATCTTAAGCCTGAG AATTTTCTATTTACCACAAGAAATGAAGATGCTCCAATGAAGATTATTGATTTTGGTTTATCGGATTTTATTTGGCCAG ATCAACGTCTCAATGATATTGTTGGTAGTGCATATTATGTTGCACCTGAAGTTCTCCATAGATCTTATAGTGTTGAAGCTGATATGTGGAGTATTGGCgtcataacatatatattgTTATGTGGAAGTAGACCTTTCTGGGCTCGTACTGAATCGGGGATTTTTCGTTCTGTGTTAAGAGCTGATCCTAATTTTGATGACTCACCTTGGCCTGAGGTATCACCTGAAGCCAAGGATTTTGTGAAAAGGCTTCTGAACAAGGACCACAGAAAGAGAATGACTGCTGCCCAAGCACTGA CTCATCCATGGTTACGAGATGAAAACCGACGTGTGCCtttggatatttttatttaCAAGTTGATTAAGTCATATGTCCGTGCCACACCATTCAAGCGTGCAGCGCTTAAG GCTCTTTCAAAAGCTATTCCAGaatctgatcttttctataTCAAGGCTCAATTTAATCTCTTGGAACCAAAAGATGGATTTCTTTcccttaataattttaaaacg GCATTAATGAGACATGCCACTGATGCCATGAAGGAGTCGAGGGTTCTTGACATTTTTAATATG ATGGAACCACTCTCCTATAGAAAAATGGGGTTTGAGGAATTCTGTGCAGCCGCAATAAGTACGTATCAACTTGAGGTCCGTGAAGATTGGGAAGACGTCGCACGGACAGCCTTCGATCACTTCGAAGAAGAAGGAAACAGGGTCATTTCAGTACAGGAATTGGCTCTG GAAATGAATTTGGGTCCCACAGCCCATTCTATAGTCAATGATTGGATTAGAAGTTCTGATGGAAAACTGAGCTTCCTTGGGTATACCAAATTTTTACATGGAGTGACGATTCGTAGTTCGAATACAAGACCTCGATAG